A portion of the Anabas testudineus chromosome 22, fAnaTes1.2, whole genome shotgun sequence genome contains these proteins:
- the LOC113148187 gene encoding uncharacterized protein LOC113148187 isoform X1 — protein sequence MGLTALHDYALCLQMDIQDSHSSEISSNSGSDGEYIPPKTDTVSSDEYVETSDAQESNSEDEHQESENDHKNKGMSIGSNRKKLITYSRKYKKKRKKEVSVTVTVKTCKKKEDNKRSWDKKHYCLYCGQPHSKISRHLQRKHTEIKDVAYAFSFPLGSSERKVLLEQLRNKGDFKHNAKVLKKGRGELVTWKQPSEKASPQDYLPCRHCFGMFAKRDLWRHQSSCKCKKMCVADDNVKSRSSVQSSAVRLLPIAASSSGCQNIINNMRQDGVALYIRTDSLICKYGESLYGKHGQVKSRHQYISQRMRELGRFVLVAKDMDKTVICLEDLCAPKKFDLVVSAAKKLTEFSPGKNEYGKPSKAVKIGFCLKGAAEVLIGQTLMNDDDLAEKKAKKFLELLERSWKNIVSVNAHQTIQEKKWNKEDDIPLTKDVMALRNHLRMVEDNAKSELTQCLSLTAYKKLNETVLAQVIVFNKRREGEASRLTLEAYKKASRVPINEDIYETLSPLEKELSKLLTRIEVRGKRGRKVPVFLTERMKNSIDTLNNIRDQAGVPAENPYLFARPGAMTNIRGCDSLRKYAQESKAENPALLRSTKLRKQVATLCQLLDLSEQELEQVARFMGHDIRVHREFYRQTDKTFQIAKISKLLFAMEEGTGTLSGKNLNTIHVSVGDKSHTSTSNRKTRCRDMDEDGGSALNSPTGNLAVSGDDNSSDIGDGGSDLCSPKKKSHGQDDDYMMMGPSDTDDQSPGVNLGKRPLPKKKTGKQLKMMKAGDGGSDLSSPKSKSHCQDDHDDMMMGPSDTDDQSPGVNLGKRPLPKKKTGKQLKMMKAGDGGSDLSSPKSKSHCQDDHDDMMMGPSYIDDEGSDLCSPKSKSHGQDDEDDDGTTDTDDQRLVERHLLKKKKKIGKQSKMVKSKEKKSSAKGKRPWTEPEREAVHKHLGRFIAERRVPGKEHCTMCLTEEKALRQRSWKDVKNFVYNRIVTLNRRSASRQLQL from the exons ATGGGCCTCACAGCTTTGCATGATTATGCTTTATGTTTACAGATGGACATTCAGGATTCTCATAGTTCTGAAATTAGCAGCAATTCAGGATCAGATGGTGAATACATTCCACCTAAAACTGATACAGTCTCAAGTGATGAATATGTAGAAACCTCAGATGCACAGGAAAGTAACAGTGAAGATGAACAtcaagaaagtgaaaatgatcacaaaaacaaaggcaTGTCTATTGGTAGCAATAGAAAGAAGCTGATAACGTATtcaagaaaatacaaaaagaaacgCAAAAAAGAAGTTAGTGTGACAGTGActgtgaaaacatgcaaaaaaaaagaagacaataaAAGATCATGGGACAAAAAGCATTACTGCCTCTACTGTGGCCAGCCGCACTCAAAGATCTCAAGACATCTGCAGAGGAAGCATACAGAAATTAAAGATGTAGCATATGCGTTCAGTTTCCCATTGGGTTCCTCAGAGAGAAAAGTGCTTTTGGAACAGTTGCGAAATAAAGGGGATTTTAAGCACAATGCTAAAGTACTGAAAAAAGGTAGAGGAGAGCTGGTCACCTGGAAGCAGCCATCGGAAAAGGCATCTCCTCAGGATTATTTACCTTGCAGACATTGTTTTGGAATGTTTGCAAAGAGAGATTTGTGGAGACATCAATCttcatgcaaatgtaaaaaaatgtgtgtggcAGATGACAATGTAAAGTCTAGATCATCAGTTCAGAGTTCTGCTGTGCGGCTGCTTCCAATAGCAGCTTCTTCCAGTGGATGTCAGAATATCATAAACAACATGAGACAAGATGGCGTGGCCTTGTACATCAGAACTGATTCTTTGATTTGCAAATATGGAGAGTCACTGTATGGAAAACATGGACAGGTAAAATCTAGGCACCAGTACATTTCACAAAGAATGAGGGAGCTTGGACGATTTGTGTTGGTTGCTAAGGATATGGACAAAACTGTGATATGTCTGGAAGATTTGTGTGCACCAAAAAAGTTTGATCTTGTTGTCAGTGCAGCTAAAAAGCTTACAGAGTTTAGCCCAGGCAAGAATGAGTATGGAAAACCTTCAAAAGCTGTAAAAATTGGATTCTGTCTTAAAGGAGCAGCAGAAGTCCTGATTGGACAGACTCTCATGAATGATGATGACCTGGCagagaagaaagcaaaaaaattTTTGGAACTTTTGGAAAGAAGCTGGAAGAACATTGTTTCTGTTAACGCTCACCAAACCATACAAGAAAAGAAGTGGAACAAAGAAGATGACATCCCACTCACTAAAGATGTGATGGCTCTGAGGAATCATCTGAGGATGGTGGAAGACAACGCAAAAAGTGAGCTGACACAGTGTCTGAGTTTAACAGCATACAAGAAGTTAAATGAGACAGTTCTGGCACAGGTCATTGTCTTTAACAAGCGCCGTGAAGGGGAAGCATCACGCCTGACTCTTGAAGCCTACAAGAAAGCAAGTAGAGTTCCCATCAATGAGGACATTTATGAAACCCTGTCACCCCTGGAAAAAGAGCTGAGCAAGCTTCTAACTCGTATTGAAGTCCgtggaaaaagaggaagaaaggtACCAGTTTTTTTGACTGAGAGAATGAAAAACTCAATTGACACGCTGAATAATATAAGAGATCAAGCTGGTGTACCTGCTGAAAATCCCTATCTCTTTGCAAGACCTGGGGCAATGACAAACATACGTGGATGTGACTCTCTAAGAAAATATGCACAggaaagcaaagcagaaaacCCTGCACTGTTGAGATCAACTAAACTAAGAAAACAGGTTGCTACACTCTGCCAACTTCTGGATCTTAGTGAACAAGAGTTGGAACAGGTTGCAAGGTTCATGGGGCATGACATCAGAGTTCATCGTGAATTTTACCgacagacagataaaacatttcaaattgcCAAGATAAGTAAGCTTCTGTTTGCAATGGAAGAAGGCACTGGTACCTTAAGCGGGAAGAATCTCAACAcaattcatgtttctgttggtG ACAAAAGTCACACATCAACTTCTAATAGAAAGACGAGATGCAGAGATATGGATGAGg ATGGAGGTTCTGCCCTCAACTCTCCTACAGGAAACCTTGCCGTGAGTGGTGATGATAACAGTTCAGATATAGGAG atggGGGTTCTGATCTCTGCTCCCCCAAAAAGAAATCTCACGGCCAAGATGATGACTATATGATGATGGGGCCATCTGATACAGATG ACCAGAGTCCAGGAGTGAACTTGGGCAAGAGACCTTTGCcgaaaaagaaaactggaaaacagtTGAAGATGATGAAAGCAGGAG atggGGGTTCTGATCTCTCCTCCCCCAAAAGCAAATCTCACTGCCAAGATGAtcatgatgatatgatgatggGACCATCTGATACAGATG ACCAGAGTCCAGGAGTGAACTTGGGCAAGAGACCTTTGCcgaaaaagaaaactggaaaacagtTGAAGATGATGAAAGCAGGAG atggGGGTTCTGATCTCTCCTCCCCCAAAAGCAAATCTCACTGCCAAGATGAtcatgatgatatgatgatggGACCATCTTATATAGATG atgagGGTTCTGATCTCTGCTCCCCCAAAAGCAAATCTCACGGCCaagatgatgaggatgatgatgggACTACTGATACAGATg ACCAGAGACTGGTTGAGAGACACttgctgaaaaagaagaaaaaaattggAAAGCAGTCAAAAATGGTGAAATCAAAAG AGAAAAAATCCTCAGCAAAGGGTAAGAGACCGTGGACTGAACCTGAAAGAGAAGCTGTTCATAAGCACCTTGGAAGATTTATTGCTGAGCGAAGGGTACCAGGGAAGGAGCACT
- the LOC113148187 gene encoding uncharacterized protein LOC113148187 isoform X2 produces MDLRLTQMDIQDSHSSEISSNSGSDGEYIPPKTDTVSSDEYVETSDAQESNSEDEHQESENDHKNKGMSIGSNRKKLITYSRKYKKKRKKEVSVTVTVKTCKKKEDNKRSWDKKHYCLYCGQPHSKISRHLQRKHTEIKDVAYAFSFPLGSSERKVLLEQLRNKGDFKHNAKVLKKGRGELVTWKQPSEKASPQDYLPCRHCFGMFAKRDLWRHQSSCKCKKMCVADDNVKSRSSVQSSAVRLLPIAASSSGCQNIINNMRQDGVALYIRTDSLICKYGESLYGKHGQVKSRHQYISQRMRELGRFVLVAKDMDKTVICLEDLCAPKKFDLVVSAAKKLTEFSPGKNEYGKPSKAVKIGFCLKGAAEVLIGQTLMNDDDLAEKKAKKFLELLERSWKNIVSVNAHQTIQEKKWNKEDDIPLTKDVMALRNHLRMVEDNAKSELTQCLSLTAYKKLNETVLAQVIVFNKRREGEASRLTLEAYKKASRVPINEDIYETLSPLEKELSKLLTRIEVRGKRGRKVPVFLTERMKNSIDTLNNIRDQAGVPAENPYLFARPGAMTNIRGCDSLRKYAQESKAENPALLRSTKLRKQVATLCQLLDLSEQELEQVARFMGHDIRVHREFYRQTDKTFQIAKISKLLFAMEEGTGTLSGKNLNTIHVSVGDKSHTSTSNRKTRCRDMDEDGGSALNSPTGNLAVSGDDNSSDIGDGGSDLCSPKKKSHGQDDDYMMMGPSDTDDQSPGVNLGKRPLPKKKTGKQLKMMKAGDGGSDLSSPKSKSHCQDDHDDMMMGPSDTDDQSPGVNLGKRPLPKKKTGKQLKMMKAGDGGSDLSSPKSKSHCQDDHDDMMMGPSYIDDEGSDLCSPKSKSHGQDDEDDDGTTDTDDQRLVERHLLKKKKKIGKQSKMVKSKEKKSSAKGKRPWTEPEREAVHKHLGRFIAERRVPGKEHCTMCLTEEKALRQRSWKDVKNFVYNRIVTLNRRSASRQLQL; encoded by the exons ATGGATTTGAGGCTAACGCAG ATGGACATTCAGGATTCTCATAGTTCTGAAATTAGCAGCAATTCAGGATCAGATGGTGAATACATTCCACCTAAAACTGATACAGTCTCAAGTGATGAATATGTAGAAACCTCAGATGCACAGGAAAGTAACAGTGAAGATGAACAtcaagaaagtgaaaatgatcacaaaaacaaaggcaTGTCTATTGGTAGCAATAGAAAGAAGCTGATAACGTATtcaagaaaatacaaaaagaaacgCAAAAAAGAAGTTAGTGTGACAGTGActgtgaaaacatgcaaaaaaaaagaagacaataaAAGATCATGGGACAAAAAGCATTACTGCCTCTACTGTGGCCAGCCGCACTCAAAGATCTCAAGACATCTGCAGAGGAAGCATACAGAAATTAAAGATGTAGCATATGCGTTCAGTTTCCCATTGGGTTCCTCAGAGAGAAAAGTGCTTTTGGAACAGTTGCGAAATAAAGGGGATTTTAAGCACAATGCTAAAGTACTGAAAAAAGGTAGAGGAGAGCTGGTCACCTGGAAGCAGCCATCGGAAAAGGCATCTCCTCAGGATTATTTACCTTGCAGACATTGTTTTGGAATGTTTGCAAAGAGAGATTTGTGGAGACATCAATCttcatgcaaatgtaaaaaaatgtgtgtggcAGATGACAATGTAAAGTCTAGATCATCAGTTCAGAGTTCTGCTGTGCGGCTGCTTCCAATAGCAGCTTCTTCCAGTGGATGTCAGAATATCATAAACAACATGAGACAAGATGGCGTGGCCTTGTACATCAGAACTGATTCTTTGATTTGCAAATATGGAGAGTCACTGTATGGAAAACATGGACAGGTAAAATCTAGGCACCAGTACATTTCACAAAGAATGAGGGAGCTTGGACGATTTGTGTTGGTTGCTAAGGATATGGACAAAACTGTGATATGTCTGGAAGATTTGTGTGCACCAAAAAAGTTTGATCTTGTTGTCAGTGCAGCTAAAAAGCTTACAGAGTTTAGCCCAGGCAAGAATGAGTATGGAAAACCTTCAAAAGCTGTAAAAATTGGATTCTGTCTTAAAGGAGCAGCAGAAGTCCTGATTGGACAGACTCTCATGAATGATGATGACCTGGCagagaagaaagcaaaaaaattTTTGGAACTTTTGGAAAGAAGCTGGAAGAACATTGTTTCTGTTAACGCTCACCAAACCATACAAGAAAAGAAGTGGAACAAAGAAGATGACATCCCACTCACTAAAGATGTGATGGCTCTGAGGAATCATCTGAGGATGGTGGAAGACAACGCAAAAAGTGAGCTGACACAGTGTCTGAGTTTAACAGCATACAAGAAGTTAAATGAGACAGTTCTGGCACAGGTCATTGTCTTTAACAAGCGCCGTGAAGGGGAAGCATCACGCCTGACTCTTGAAGCCTACAAGAAAGCAAGTAGAGTTCCCATCAATGAGGACATTTATGAAACCCTGTCACCCCTGGAAAAAGAGCTGAGCAAGCTTCTAACTCGTATTGAAGTCCgtggaaaaagaggaagaaaggtACCAGTTTTTTTGACTGAGAGAATGAAAAACTCAATTGACACGCTGAATAATATAAGAGATCAAGCTGGTGTACCTGCTGAAAATCCCTATCTCTTTGCAAGACCTGGGGCAATGACAAACATACGTGGATGTGACTCTCTAAGAAAATATGCACAggaaagcaaagcagaaaacCCTGCACTGTTGAGATCAACTAAACTAAGAAAACAGGTTGCTACACTCTGCCAACTTCTGGATCTTAGTGAACAAGAGTTGGAACAGGTTGCAAGGTTCATGGGGCATGACATCAGAGTTCATCGTGAATTTTACCgacagacagataaaacatttcaaattgcCAAGATAAGTAAGCTTCTGTTTGCAATGGAAGAAGGCACTGGTACCTTAAGCGGGAAGAATCTCAACAcaattcatgtttctgttggtG ACAAAAGTCACACATCAACTTCTAATAGAAAGACGAGATGCAGAGATATGGATGAGg ATGGAGGTTCTGCCCTCAACTCTCCTACAGGAAACCTTGCCGTGAGTGGTGATGATAACAGTTCAGATATAGGAG atggGGGTTCTGATCTCTGCTCCCCCAAAAAGAAATCTCACGGCCAAGATGATGACTATATGATGATGGGGCCATCTGATACAGATG ACCAGAGTCCAGGAGTGAACTTGGGCAAGAGACCTTTGCcgaaaaagaaaactggaaaacagtTGAAGATGATGAAAGCAGGAG atggGGGTTCTGATCTCTCCTCCCCCAAAAGCAAATCTCACTGCCAAGATGAtcatgatgatatgatgatggGACCATCTGATACAGATG ACCAGAGTCCAGGAGTGAACTTGGGCAAGAGACCTTTGCcgaaaaagaaaactggaaaacagtTGAAGATGATGAAAGCAGGAG atggGGGTTCTGATCTCTCCTCCCCCAAAAGCAAATCTCACTGCCAAGATGAtcatgatgatatgatgatggGACCATCTTATATAGATG atgagGGTTCTGATCTCTGCTCCCCCAAAAGCAAATCTCACGGCCaagatgatgaggatgatgatgggACTACTGATACAGATg ACCAGAGACTGGTTGAGAGACACttgctgaaaaagaagaaaaaaattggAAAGCAGTCAAAAATGGTGAAATCAAAAG AGAAAAAATCCTCAGCAAAGGGTAAGAGACCGTGGACTGAACCTGAAAGAGAAGCTGTTCATAAGCACCTTGGAAGATTTATTGCTGAGCGAAGGGTACCAGGGAAGGAGCACT
- the LOC113148187 gene encoding uncharacterized protein LOC113148187 isoform X4 translates to MGLTALHDYALCLQMDIQDSHSSEISSNSGSDGEYIPPKTDTVSSDEYVETSDAQESNSEDEHQESENDHKNKGMSIGSNRKKLITYSRKYKKKRKKEVSVTVTVKTCKKKEDNKRSWDKKHYCLYCGQPHSKISRHLQRKHTEIKDVAYAFSFPLGSSERKVLLEQLRNKGDFKHNAKVLKKGRGELVTWKQPSEKASPQDYLPCRHCFGMFAKRDLWRHQSSCKCKKMCVADDNVKSRSSVQSSAVRLLPIAASSSGCQNIINNMRQDGVALYIRTDSLICKYGESLYGKHGQVKSRHQYISQRMRELGRFVLVAKDMDKTVICLEDLCAPKKFDLVVSAAKKLTEFSPGKNEYGKPSKAVKIGFCLKGAAEVLIGQTLMNDDDLAEKKAKKFLELLERSWKNIVSVNAHQTIQEKKWNKEDDIPLTKDVMALRNHLRMVEDNAKSELTQCLSLTAYKKLNETVLAQVIVFNKRREGEASRLTLEAYKKASRVPINEDIYETLSPLEKELSKLLTRIEVRGKRGRKVPVFLTERMKNSIDTLNNIRDQAGVPAENPYLFARPGAMTNIRGCDSLRKYAQESKAENPALLRSTKLRKQVATLCQLLDLSEQELEQVARFMGHDIRVHREFYRQTDKTFQIAKISKLLFAMEEGTGTLSGKNLNTIHVSVGDKSHTSTSNRKTRCRDMDEDGGSALNSPTGNLAVSGDDNSSDIGDGGSDLCSPKKKSHGQDDDYMMMGPSDTDDGGSDLSSPKSKSHCQDDHDDMMMGPSDTDDQSPGVNLGKRPLPKKKTGKQLKMMKAGDGGSDLSSPKSKSHCQDDHDDMMMGPSYIDDEGSDLCSPKSKSHGQDDEDDDGTTDTDDQRLVERHLLKKKKKIGKQSKMVKSKEKKSSAKGKRPWTEPEREAVHKHLGRFIAERRVPGKEHCTMCLTEEKALRQRSWKDVKNFVYNRIVTLNRRSASRQLQL, encoded by the exons ATGGGCCTCACAGCTTTGCATGATTATGCTTTATGTTTACAGATGGACATTCAGGATTCTCATAGTTCTGAAATTAGCAGCAATTCAGGATCAGATGGTGAATACATTCCACCTAAAACTGATACAGTCTCAAGTGATGAATATGTAGAAACCTCAGATGCACAGGAAAGTAACAGTGAAGATGAACAtcaagaaagtgaaaatgatcacaaaaacaaaggcaTGTCTATTGGTAGCAATAGAAAGAAGCTGATAACGTATtcaagaaaatacaaaaagaaacgCAAAAAAGAAGTTAGTGTGACAGTGActgtgaaaacatgcaaaaaaaaagaagacaataaAAGATCATGGGACAAAAAGCATTACTGCCTCTACTGTGGCCAGCCGCACTCAAAGATCTCAAGACATCTGCAGAGGAAGCATACAGAAATTAAAGATGTAGCATATGCGTTCAGTTTCCCATTGGGTTCCTCAGAGAGAAAAGTGCTTTTGGAACAGTTGCGAAATAAAGGGGATTTTAAGCACAATGCTAAAGTACTGAAAAAAGGTAGAGGAGAGCTGGTCACCTGGAAGCAGCCATCGGAAAAGGCATCTCCTCAGGATTATTTACCTTGCAGACATTGTTTTGGAATGTTTGCAAAGAGAGATTTGTGGAGACATCAATCttcatgcaaatgtaaaaaaatgtgtgtggcAGATGACAATGTAAAGTCTAGATCATCAGTTCAGAGTTCTGCTGTGCGGCTGCTTCCAATAGCAGCTTCTTCCAGTGGATGTCAGAATATCATAAACAACATGAGACAAGATGGCGTGGCCTTGTACATCAGAACTGATTCTTTGATTTGCAAATATGGAGAGTCACTGTATGGAAAACATGGACAGGTAAAATCTAGGCACCAGTACATTTCACAAAGAATGAGGGAGCTTGGACGATTTGTGTTGGTTGCTAAGGATATGGACAAAACTGTGATATGTCTGGAAGATTTGTGTGCACCAAAAAAGTTTGATCTTGTTGTCAGTGCAGCTAAAAAGCTTACAGAGTTTAGCCCAGGCAAGAATGAGTATGGAAAACCTTCAAAAGCTGTAAAAATTGGATTCTGTCTTAAAGGAGCAGCAGAAGTCCTGATTGGACAGACTCTCATGAATGATGATGACCTGGCagagaagaaagcaaaaaaattTTTGGAACTTTTGGAAAGAAGCTGGAAGAACATTGTTTCTGTTAACGCTCACCAAACCATACAAGAAAAGAAGTGGAACAAAGAAGATGACATCCCACTCACTAAAGATGTGATGGCTCTGAGGAATCATCTGAGGATGGTGGAAGACAACGCAAAAAGTGAGCTGACACAGTGTCTGAGTTTAACAGCATACAAGAAGTTAAATGAGACAGTTCTGGCACAGGTCATTGTCTTTAACAAGCGCCGTGAAGGGGAAGCATCACGCCTGACTCTTGAAGCCTACAAGAAAGCAAGTAGAGTTCCCATCAATGAGGACATTTATGAAACCCTGTCACCCCTGGAAAAAGAGCTGAGCAAGCTTCTAACTCGTATTGAAGTCCgtggaaaaagaggaagaaaggtACCAGTTTTTTTGACTGAGAGAATGAAAAACTCAATTGACACGCTGAATAATATAAGAGATCAAGCTGGTGTACCTGCTGAAAATCCCTATCTCTTTGCAAGACCTGGGGCAATGACAAACATACGTGGATGTGACTCTCTAAGAAAATATGCACAggaaagcaaagcagaaaacCCTGCACTGTTGAGATCAACTAAACTAAGAAAACAGGTTGCTACACTCTGCCAACTTCTGGATCTTAGTGAACAAGAGTTGGAACAGGTTGCAAGGTTCATGGGGCATGACATCAGAGTTCATCGTGAATTTTACCgacagacagataaaacatttcaaattgcCAAGATAAGTAAGCTTCTGTTTGCAATGGAAGAAGGCACTGGTACCTTAAGCGGGAAGAATCTCAACAcaattcatgtttctgttggtG ACAAAAGTCACACATCAACTTCTAATAGAAAGACGAGATGCAGAGATATGGATGAGg ATGGAGGTTCTGCCCTCAACTCTCCTACAGGAAACCTTGCCGTGAGTGGTGATGATAACAGTTCAGATATAGGAG atggGGGTTCTGATCTCTGCTCCCCCAAAAAGAAATCTCACGGCCAAGATGATGACTATATGATGATGGGGCCATCTGATACAGATG atggGGGTTCTGATCTCTCCTCCCCCAAAAGCAAATCTCACTGCCAAGATGAtcatgatgatatgatgatggGACCATCTGATACAGATG ACCAGAGTCCAGGAGTGAACTTGGGCAAGAGACCTTTGCcgaaaaagaaaactggaaaacagtTGAAGATGATGAAAGCAGGAG atggGGGTTCTGATCTCTCCTCCCCCAAAAGCAAATCTCACTGCCAAGATGAtcatgatgatatgatgatggGACCATCTTATATAGATG atgagGGTTCTGATCTCTGCTCCCCCAAAAGCAAATCTCACGGCCaagatgatgaggatgatgatgggACTACTGATACAGATg ACCAGAGACTGGTTGAGAGACACttgctgaaaaagaagaaaaaaattggAAAGCAGTCAAAAATGGTGAAATCAAAAG AGAAAAAATCCTCAGCAAAGGGTAAGAGACCGTGGACTGAACCTGAAAGAGAAGCTGTTCATAAGCACCTTGGAAGATTTATTGCTGAGCGAAGGGTACCAGGGAAGGAGCACT